The genome window acaaagagaaactctgttttgaaaaatcaaaatagagtTGTAAAACTGATGAACACTATTGATcaagataaaagaacaaaaactaataTCAAGAATGAAAAGAAGACACTGTGTCAGGCTATGcagacatttaaaaagagaattgaaTGTTAAGTGTGGATTTTCACCAAAGCTTGAAAACTTACAAATTGCAGGTTTCTTCAGGGGACAGAACATACTAGAACTGCCACtagataaaatattgtaaatagatttaatttgttaaagatttttcttaaaactaaacaaaatggaCCTAATAGGACTGCTCCTACACTTTATGGGGAAGCTTGGTGGGACCTGGATTGCCTGCCATCAATATGCCTTTCTGTCTTTTCCACTCACAGGAGGAGAAGCCTGCTTCAGTCAGCACACATCCCTGTCTGGTCATGTTTCCTTCCAAGTTCACTGCCATGGGACTGGCTATTCTTCAGGACTGGTGCAGGTGGTTGGGTGCCAATGCCCAGCGCTCCCTGCTCATCCTGGGTATCCCCAATGACTGTGAGGAAGAAGAATTCCAGGAGGCTGTGCAGGCTGCCCTCACGCCCCTGGGCAGGTACCGAGTGCTTGGCAAGGTCTTCAGAAAAGAGATCGGGGCAAAGGTCGCTTTGGTTGAATTCGTTGACAATTTAAACCAAAGTCTGATCCCCCAACAAATACCAAATAATAGGGGGCCCTGgactgtgatcttcctgcctcaggtccCTGATATCGAGCTACAGGACACATTCAATTTCCCTGCACAGGCTCATGGGCAAGCTTTGGAAGGGTCTTCAGGTGGGGCAGGGGCTTCAGGTAGGTCAGGGGCTACAATGGAGGAAGGAGATGTAGTTCGGGCTatgggtgaggcaggaggagcagctgaggaaggagccGAGGATGAGGCAAGAGTacctgctgaggaaggagccgagggtgaggaaggaggagcagatgtggctcctcctgcccccttcctactggaggaaggagctgcagCCAAGGCAAGAGtgtcagaagaggaagaaacagaaggtgaggaaggagcgggtgaggcaggaggagcagccCAGGAAGAAGCTGCAGCTGAGGTGAGCATGCCAGATGAGGAAGGAGCAGCGGCGGATGGGGAAGGAGTTGTAGATGAGGGAGGGGTTGTGTATGAGGCAGCAGTAGTAGATGAAGCAAGATTGTCAGACGAGGGGGCTGTGGATGAGGAAGATGATGTAGTTGAGGCAGGGGCTGCAAGAATGTCTGATGAAGAGGGAGCTGGAGGTGACACGGGGGTCGCAGGTGTTATAGGAGCTATGGATTGGGCAGGGGCTGCAGATGAGGTAGGAGCTGCAGGAGAAGGAGGCGTTTTAGAGGCAGCGGGAGGTGATGAGGGGTCTGCAGGTGATGAGGGCTTTGGAGATGATGAGGGGTTTGCAGGTGACGAGGGCTCTGGGAGCGATGAGGGGTCCGCAGGGGATGAAGGCTCTGTGGATGATGGAGGGGCCGTGGGAGAAGCAGGAGCTGCAggagaggatgaggcaggagcagTAGGTGAGGCAAGACTGTCAGATGAGGAGGGAGCTGCAGGTGACATGGGAGTTGCAGGCATTCTAGGAGCCGTGGGATTGGCAGGAGCCgcaggggaggcaggaggctcaggtgAGGAAGGGCCCTTTGATGTGGCAGGAGGGGCACGTGGGGCTGGAGCCTGGACCCAGCAGTGGGGCCAAGCCGTGCCGCCCATCCTGGAAAACATGGCCTACCAGGAGCTGAGGCACTTCTCTGGGATGGAAGAGCCCGGCTGTGGGGGTCTGTCTTTCGAGAGCTGGTTGGACCACGCCAGTGACATGCTATACATGTGGCGCCACATATCCGAGACGGAACGGCGTCGGCGGCTGGTCGAGAGCTTGGGCGGCCCTGCCCTGGATCTCCTGTGTGAGCTTCTGGAAGAGAATCCAGACACCCCTGTGCAGGACTGCCTGGCTGCACTGGTACAGGTGTTTGGCAACAAGGATCCCGTGATGACCGCGCAGATGAAGTTCCTGACTTGCTCCCAAGGGCCTCA of Microtus ochrogaster isolate Prairie Vole_2 unplaced genomic scaffold, MicOch1.0 UNK129, whole genome shotgun sequence contains these proteins:
- the Pnma6e gene encoding paraneoplastic antigen Ma6E — translated: MGLAILQDWCRWLGANAQRSLLILGIPNDCEEEEFQEAVQAALTPLGRYRVLGKVFRKEIGAKVALVEFVDNLNQSLIPQQIPNNRGPWTVIFLPQVPDIELQDTFNFPAQAHGQALEGSSGGAGASGRSGATMEEGDVVRAMGEAGGAAEEGGSGSDEGSAGDEGSVDDGGAVGEAGAAGEDEAGAVGEARLSDEEGAAGDMGVAGILGAVGLAGAAGEAGGSGEEGPFDVAGGARGAGAWTQQWGQAVPPILENMAYQELRHFSGMEEPGCGGLSFESWLDHASDMLYMWRHISETERRRRLVESLGGPALDLLCELLEENPDTPVQDCLAALVQVFGNKDPVMTAQMKFLTCSQGPQETLFAYVMRLEGLLQMAVEKGAIQPAMVDQVRARQVLMRARPNQMLQNNLRRMRLERRPPGFVGLLRLVRETEAWEAALVENAVVQVGEGVEVHGGELDVVQAALVGVGGTEPAPAVREALPASEAAGQAAAAVLEQAAEAAADIDGATKAGLDSDEAKVFPVTNRDENVLAPSGSGQAGPTEGPGMPESLASAGEQEVEPVPEGLKEESENEDGAWEGSHPKSFGK